A window of Bacillota bacterium genomic DNA:
GGAGATATTGAATAGAAGAAACTAGATATTTTGGGGGGAGTTGAATTGATGAGGGTATTTGTATATGGAACCTTGATGAAAGATCGCTCTAACCACGACCGATACCTAAAGGAGCAAAAATATTTAGGCCAGGCTGTTTTGCCGGGATATGCTCTGTTTCACCTGGGCATTTTTCCGGGTATCCGGACTTAGAGGAAAAAGTGCTGGGCGAGCTTTATGAGATTGACGGTGGGACTTTGGAACGATTGGATATTCTGGAGGGTAACGGGCGACTTTACAACCGCCAAGCAGCTGAGGTTTGGTTAGGTGACACTAAGACTACTGCTT
This region includes:
- a CDS encoding gamma-glutamylcyclotransferase, yielding MRVFVYGTLMKDRSNHDRYLKEQKYLGQAVLPGYALFHLGIFPGIRT
- a CDS encoding gamma-glutamylcyclotransferase, encoding MLGELYEIDGGTLERLDILEGNGRLYNRQAAEVWLGDTKTTAYVYVWNGEVRLEDKVEFGAQPWNG